Genomic DNA from Candidatus Koribacter versatilis Ellin345:
ACTGCTGGTGCGAAGGGAAGACGTCAATAATACGGTTGATGGTGGAGCTTGCCGAGTTGGTATGCAGGGTAGCCAGCGTCAAGTGGCCGGTTTCTGCAATACGTAACGCGGATTCAATCGTCTCCAAATCGCGCATTTCGCCGATCAGGACCACGTCGGGGTCTTCACGGAGAGCGGCGCGGAGCGCCTGCGAGAAGCCCTTGGTATCGGAGTGGACTTCGCGCTGGTTGATCAGGCAGTTCTTGTGCTGGTGCACGAACTCGATCGGATCTTCGATGGTGATGATGTGCTCGTGACGGTCAATATTGATCTTGTCGATCATGGCCGCGAGCGTGGTGGACTTACCGGAACCGGTCGGGCCAGTGATGAGGATCAGGCCGCGCGGACGATCGCAGAGCTTGGAAACGACTGCGGGCAGTCCGAGCTGGTCGAAGTTCTTGATCTCGAATGGAATGACGCGGTAAACGGAGCCGCACGCGCCGCGCTGGTTGAAGCAGTTGGCGCGGAAACGGGCGAGTCCCTTCAATCCGAACGAGAAATCTAGCTCGAGGTCCTCTTCGAAACGGTGCTTCTGGGCGTCAGTCATGACGCTATAGGCCAGCTGCTTCGTTTCGGCAGGAGTTAGCGGCGCCAGGTCGAGGGGAACCAGTTTGCCGTGAACCCGCACTTGCGGCGGCGAGTTCGTGGTGATGTGCAGGTCAGAGCCCTGCATCTCCAACATCTTTTTCAACAGATCGCTAAGAGTAACGGCCATGGTATCGCCTCATGCTTGCGGAAGTGGCATCCGCAAAGTTCTGGTGTTACAAGAATCGTTTAGTGCACGGTTTCACGTGCGACTTCTTCCAACGTCGTGATCCCCAGTGAAACTTTGATCAAGCCGCTGCGACGCAGCGTGATCATGCCTTTCTCGATCGCTTTCTTCTTCAACTCCAGCGCCGAAGCGCCGACCAGGATCAATTCCCGGATTTCGTCGTCAATCTCCATTACTTCATAAAGGCCGGTACGGCCCTTATATCCCGTGTTGTTGCAGTTGCTGCAACC
This window encodes:
- a CDS encoding type IV pilus twitching motility protein PilT yields the protein MAVTLSDLLKKMLEMQGSDLHITTNSPPQVRVHGKLVPLDLAPLTPAETKQLAYSVMTDAQKHRFEEDLELDFSFGLKGLARFRANCFNQRGACGSVYRVIPFEIKNFDQLGLPAVVSKLCDRPRGLILITGPTGSGKSTTLAAMIDKINIDRHEHIITIEDPIEFVHQHKNCLINQREVHSDTKGFSQALRAALREDPDVVLIGEMRDLETIESALRIAETGHLTLATLHTNSASSTINRIIDVFPSHQQSQIRAQLSLVLEGIMCQSLLPKVGGNGRAMAMEILVPNAAVRNLIREDKIHQIYSSMQTGQDKFGMQTFNQALATLVAQKQITMELAVQRSSMPEELQDMIARGHTLQGRGGTTAVNAAAPTRR